The genomic segment GTTGCACATTGTTCAATGTGCGCACATGATGCCATCACAAAGAAAAGTGAGCGAGGCTCAAGGATTCCAAGCTGAAATAAGCGAGGACGCTGGGCTTTCATTGAAACAGAGTCATGAGCTTATGGGAAAGGAGGCAGGTGGGATGGGAAATGTGGGATATACTCGGGAAGACCTGAAACGATATCTTCGTACTCGACGGGAAAGGAGTTTGAAATATGGAGAAGCAGGTAGCATGCTGAATTATTTTCAAGAGCAAACACTCGAGAATCCATCGTTTTTTCATGCCGTACAGCTGGACTGTGAAGAGCAGATAACGAATATCTTTTGGGCTGATGCAGGAATGTTAATTGACTACAAATTTTTTGGAGACGTAGTCACATTCGAcacaacctacaaaacaaataaagaatacCGGCCACTTGGAGTGTTTGTGGGTTTTAACCAACATAGGCAAATTGTGATATTCGGTGCTGCCCTTATGTATGATGAGACTATAGATTCTTTCAAATGGGTGTTTGGTACATTTCTAGAAGCAATGTGCGGAAAGCGTCCAAGTACCATACTAACCGACCAAGATCATGCCATGGCAGCCGCTCTTTCAGTTGTTATGCCTGAAACATTTCACGGTCTATGTACGTTTCACATAAGGCGTAATTTTATGAAACATCTTGGCAATCACTACAAGGAAAATAGTGATCTTCCATACATGTTTGGTGCATGCATGTATGAGTTTGAAGAAGTGGAACAATTCAATAGGGTGTGGGAGGCGATGGTGAAGAAACACAatcttgaaaataatgaatggCTCTCCGGGTTGTACAGAATTCGTGATAAATGGGCAAGGTGCATGATGAAAGAAAGATGGACCGCGGGAATGCGAAGCACCCAACTTAGCGAAAGCCTAAATGCAGCAATTAAAAACCATTTGAAACTGGATCATGACCTTGTGCAGTTCTTTAGACATTTCAATCGGGTGGTTGATGAAAAGAGACATAATGAACTGATCGCAGAATATGAAATGAGGCAAAAGCTCCCCATGGTCGGGTTAAGGCAAACACCTATGCTCGTGCATGCATCAGAGACGTATTCACCAACCGTATTTGTTGCATTCCAAAATGAATATGGCGAGTCAACAGCTATGGTTATATTGAGACAGCAAGATGCAGCGATGATTGTGGAGTTTGCGGTCATGAGGTATGATGGAGGACCTGAAAGAATAGTGGTATTCAATCGGAATGATCTAAGTGTACGTTGTAGTTGCAAAAAATACGAGAATGAAGGCATTTTATGTGGGCACGCGTTGAAGGTGTTTGATACTGTGGGCATAAAAATAATTCCTCCTGAATACATTAAGAGGCGATGGACAAAAAGAGCTCGGGCTGGAGACTGTTTTGATCGGCGAAGACGGGAAGTTGTGGCTGATCCTAAAATAATGATTTCAACTCGTTATCGGGAGCTCGCTCCAGCCATGATTAAGGTCGCAACTCGAGCAGCAATGTCGGAGGACACCAGCAAAGTAGCAATCACTGTCATATCCGATTTGGCAAAGAGAGTTGAGCTCCTCCTCTCAGAAAGTGAAGAGCAACCtttgcaaaatcaaaaaaatctgaATATGGAGGAAcgggataaaattgaaattgtgAATGAAATGGGGGAGGCAGTAGTCGCAAGAGGCATTAAAAAACGAGGTGGTGGGAAGAAAAGTAGAGTGATGcgaagttggatcaataaatttgacagagtaaaaagaaaatctagATTATCAAGGACTACACAGACTACggtatggatcaaattttggtaCTCGGGGAACATTTATGCTAAAACTAAGTTATCGTTATGCTATTAACTAAAGTTTAGGTATCATTCATGATGAAATAATATTATTGCCGTGTCAATACTGTAGGCCTCAGAATCGGAGCCGACATCGGTTTCAATTGAGGAATACATGTTTATGGGATGTCGTTCATCTACTGACTCTGTTTCGGTTAGTATAAAACGGACATGACCGTTGCTtttatttggatgtttctaacaGCATCAATAGTTACATTGATCTTACATTGTGTGATAATGTTGTTACGGCTGTCATCCCTCCTGATATACCTATTTTGATTGTCTTATACAATGATTTGGTCCATACGAAACTCGTAGACGCATTCAATGAGCCAGACAGTGAATGGCCCTCCAAACGCTATTGCTCCGAATATCGATGAAAGTGAAACGGTATGTATATATTTAGTAGTTAAAATAAAGACCTTCTTATTCGTGTAGTAGAGCTAccttttttttagggttaatatcagaaacctcccttgaggtttcttctaatcacacctAGAACCCCTCATGTTTTCgaaatcacacttagcaccCCTGAAATGACAACTTTGGTATCATTATCAGCCCCTCATTATTTTTGTAATCAGTTTTACCCTCCTTGTGAACTCTATTTATGTAACTCACATCCCTCCAACTTTTGTAACACTACAAAATCGTTCTTAAGCAGTGTAACATGTTTtgaacattttgtaattttatgtaaGCTTGTTGTACATCTTTATAATAGATTGTGTTTCTGTtattaagttttacaaataattcacataaagtTACACATTGTTTAAAAAATGTTACATTGATCTGAACGGTGATAAAAAAAATGTGACTATGGATTCTCATAATGGCAGCAATAGTTTCAATATGTGATTGTAGTTGTAAATAAACTTGCTCTTCCATTTTTACGAAAATGAGGTCGTATAAATAGCTTTTTGTGCATCCTAGTCGAATGGAGTTTGTAAGTTATTAATATTGCGATACCCTATTATCAAGTAAAAATGGATTGCTAATGCTATATACTCATGAATTCCCATCATCTTTAAACCTCTTTTAGATTATGTTATTATTCACTTAGAAATTGCAATTTTGGCAATGGCACTATGTCCATTGCCAAAAGTCAACATCACTGGAAACTCTATAGCTATTTAATATTAGGGAGTGGGATAGGAACAATTGTTAGATCAACCATCCCTAAATCgtgtaacattttttgaacattttgtaattttatgtaaaTTTCTTGTACATCGTTACAATAGAAGTCTGATAAGTTGTTAGTGTACATATGAGTCCAATATGTAATAATCGTATTTGTGTtgataaattttacaaatagTTCAATTAGAATTACACTTtgtacaaaaaatattacataattacataataattttacataatttagggaaaacctcaagggaggtttccgaAATTAACTCTACATAAATAGAGTTCACCATTGCGGGTAAAAGTGGAATAAAAATAATGAGGGGCGGACAATGATACCAAAGTTGTCATTCCAGGggtgctaagtgtgatttcGAAAACATGAGGGGTTCTaggtgtgattagaagaaacctcaagggaggtttctgatattaacccTTTTTTTATAGTATTGTAATGGTGGGCACCCGAAAGCTGTCAAATCATGCAAATTATGTAGTTAACGTATGCTCGCTTTAAtaacatattattttttattattcgaAGGTTCACCGTTTGGCTAATCAGGGGCCTCCTACAAGTGTCCCTACAGAATGGATGCATCCcagattttctattttttccaaGTATAACTCTGTAAGAGATGTCTTAATGGTCTGATATATCATTTTTATTATAATGTCTAGTCCAATTTAACTTTTTAAGTGAGCAATATAGGGATTGGTAATGATTTGTTGACTGTCGATTACTTATACTATGTAATGTAGGAGGAGCGTGCAGCACTTTTAACACACTGTGATGTTGATGCATATCATGTATTTGCACCTTCACCCCAGGTGATAAACTTTTATCGTTACAGCACATATTTGTGTACTGTTGttaattggagacttggataTCGTATATCATTAATCGTATGTTTCATTAATAATATTGCTGATTTACCATCGTTACGCATTTCAGGGAAGAAATAACACCCAGGGATTGCAACTTCGCGCTGACGTCGCCTCCCCCGAGAATGAGATTGATGAATGATGTGTAACTATATTTTGCGAACGAGACATTAAATGGTTGTCCCAACTTAGGAATACTGCATATGTACGTGTTACAAGCAGTTAATAGGGTGTTACAACTTATTGACGAGGTTGTACAGGCAGCATTGATATTTCACTCTTTTCAAATTTAGACAAGTGGATTACAATTGTAATCACATCTAGTGGTAGTAATCATCAATAGTTTGTATTGGGTTATATAAAATTGTCCGGAAATTATAAAGTTGGTAGAAAATTGAAGTAACAATTTTACAATAGAATTGAACGTGTTTTTTGTGATCGGATATTTTTCACTAAATCGACCATAACAGTTGAATGGCTGGCGTGATATGTATACCATTCTACTACATTCAATTGCATACCTTAATGGCCATAATTATTGGCATAGATCGCACCGGCAAAGGTACGATGTATAAGATAACACAGTCTAAAGTATAAATTGTCTTGATTTTGTTACGATGCTAAATTCGAATTATTATTGGGCTATTTTTATTAAAACATTATCATTTAGGCCATTTGTTTTGTATCGATTGACGAATTTAGCGCCCCATTGACATGATGTATCACAGACACATCAATTGGTATTACAAGTTTTTAGGTTAATTGAATTATGGTCAAGCCAGGTCACGACCACATGTTGGTAATAGGTGCGCATAAGAAAATGATTCCTTGGAGAATTAATTTGTAACGTTAAAACGAAGTTTTACAATGTCACAAAAAGGAAGAACGAACAGTACACAATGGGTTACAACCAGTAAGGGATATGTTACTGTTACGTTACAACTAGTTACGACTGTTTAACAGGCATGATTAATATCCAAATATGGTAAGCAATTTGTTTGAGTAGAGATTATAATGAGTATAGTTTTATCGCTACCCTGATGAACATTGGACTACATCCCTTGTTATCAGTTGTATCCCATACAACACCTGGGAACGCCGTCATGCATTAAACAGTGGGGTATGTACCTTTGAAAGTCATCGTCGCTTGATTCAGTAAAGTCAGATAGGTCCGGGTCCGATATAAGCATGGGATCTAAAAATGTGTTGAACCATACCATGTCTTTTTGCGGCCTGGATCTCGTGGAACCTGTGAAGCCTACGTTCCATCTGCATAATTTCTCGCTGTAGTCTGTGTAATACGCTTGCATCATTGGCTTGTGGTTCTATAACAAGATCCGCTGACCTTGTTCTCGGGATGCGGATGCCATGCCAGCGACAAAATACCTCTAATTCCATTCTTCGCTCACGAACAGGCTCCCATATGGGTTCATGGTCAATAACGAAATAGCCAGACGGTAGATGATCGTTGAcggtatttttaaaaatgtgaCCAGCTAGTCCCAGAGAATTGTTGGTGTTAAGTGGAGCGTTCCTGAACTCGCGTTTGGTACCATATAAAATCCTCCCATCTGGTGTTTCATACTTGCTTATGGCATTTGTTGGATCCAATGATACTTTCCGTCTTTTTTGCCGAACATTTGATGGTGAGCTTGTATGAGACCCTTCGTTTGTGGATTGCATGACTACGCTAATACCTACTGCTTTTTGGTTGGATGAAAGGAAGGATCTACTGATAAAGAATTAGGTGGGAGAAAAAAAGAGGTAGAAAATTTTAACAGAGCACCTATTTAAGACCATGCATagtaaatggtttcttctgacaACTTGACCAACTGCTTGCTATGTCATTTCATGTTGTTCTCCACGGGATAGTACTCCTGGGTGAGTAGATGAAGGCATGGCAACCACCTATTAACGAGACAATAGACTCAACGTTTAGTCAAATGTATAGTGTGTGGATGAAATAATTGTTTAATTTGATTCGATCATGACCTGTACTCCAACAACAATTTGGGTCAGGTGAGTACCCAATTATTCGAAGTCACCTTACTTTTCAAGTGTAACAAGAAGTTACCACCAGTATTTACGTAAATTACAGGACGTTAATAAGCTATTACCGCTTATTGATGTTCTTGTACAGGCACCTTGTCATTTGCCTATATGTTAAAATTTAGACAATTTGTTTACAATTGTATTAACGATAAGTATTACAGATAGtattacaggcacttcaatagGTATTACTCCTTCAGTACAGAAATGAACTTACAATTGGCGGCTTGGCTTGGTTccacatgaccacataataagTAACAGTTTCGCAGAAGAACATGATACTTCGTTGGGACAAGTAATTTGAAAGTGTGataactaatatttaaaatgcaacaaatttTGATTACGCCATGTACATGTTGAGTTACAACCAGTTATGTATATGTTACAATTGGTATTACAACTAATGAATATGCAAACGGCAGTTTTTCTGATATTACAACTAGTGATACTACAACTAGTGATACTACAACTAGTTAATATCCGATGAACATTTCCTCTTCTCTCGTTTGCGCAATTGCGCTTGGCACAAACAATAAGTCCAATTTATAACACATATAATTTCTTAGACACTTTAGTAAGTGTCCATTGAGAACATAGAGATGGTCGATTCGAACCCCAAAACAATTGATGTAGCGAGGCCTTCTCGAACATCTCATTAAATTAGCGAGATCTTCTCGAACATCATGCAACCTACTGGCTGCTATTTGGCACCCAAGAGCTTGATTTCTGTGTGAACCCTCTATTGATGACACTGCAATTGAGGTTAGAGGAGGGTTGAAAAATACTAATAATAAATTTCATGCACGGGTTCATTGCCACCCTTCAGTAGAATGAAATAGGAAGTGTGAAgttattgaaaatgaaaaatgtttGTGTAGTAATGAAAGGTGGACGGAAAAAAATTGGTGTTGTTGAGGGATATACTACTGCAACCGCGCCCTTTTATAGTCCGCAGGACCCTCACAATGTAGTAAAATATCACTGGACAACGCATTCCAGACCAAACAATTTTGTCGTGGCAGTGGAAGCTGTAGAGTTCGATGCAATTAATTGAATTGTGTCAAATCTGTTCACACAATAAAACAAATTATGACAGCTGGCTCATGAAATGACCTATACACCAATATTAAGGGTCATGTGGATAAACAGTTACACATCAGTAACGTGTACGTTTCACTATGTACGGATTGCGTTACAACCAGTTAGGTGTATGTTACAATTTATTATAACTAATGAATTTGCAATCAGCAGCTTTTCGTCTGCTCTATTTCAAACTGAATAATATTCCAACTAGATATTCCCCGATATTACAACTAGTGATAATACAACTAGTTAATATTCGATGAACCTTTCCTCTTGTCTTGTTTGTGCTATTACCCGTGGCCGAAACGATAATTCCTCCCACTGACACATTAAATTTCTTAGACACTTTATTAAGTATCTAAAATGTATAGTTATGATGATCGTTTCGAACCCCAAAACATTGCGTACTGAGACCTTCTCAAATATCTCATTAAAATAGTAAGATCTTCCCGAACGCATATGAGGGCAACTAGTACATCACGGGAGAAGAGACTGTAGACCCACATGCAGTGCCTGAACCATGTCGGATAAGTTTTGTTACGTACAAAGCGCCAGATTTGTAGTACCGATAGTGAATATACGTGTTACGTGCTGTTGCTAATCGTTTACAGACTTCAACACATGTTTGCAGCTTTTATCATGTTTTGGTCCTGTACACCAACTTTTACGAGTCACGTGGATACAGAGTTACACATTAGATTCATGAACGTTTCACTGTGTTCATACACAGTTACACTGTCACAGGGAGGTATGACAGCCCAAAACAacagtttcttggccaagagtCAGATGTGTAACACTCTATGGCCTTGGTCAGTGTATGACCCAAATTTACAACCTCTATGAGCGGTTCATACCTTCTTCTACTCCAATGCTCTATAGGGGATTTCAAATTCGACCCGGAATTTTATGTATGTTGTAACTCAGAACACACAAGGAGGTAAATAAGAATTTACGAATTGTAACAATATATGAACAAGTTGTCAATCGTATGGACAAAATGTTGAACTATATTTTTAGTATCGATACTCTTAATAAGTGTTACGTCGTGTCACTAATCAGCatcagaaaataaaataaattttacagTTTTTATCATGGTAAGATCTGTATTGCAACATCAAGGGTACCGATGTGAATACAAAATCTCAAAATCTGTATTGGAACATCAGTGACCTTAATTTCGACAATGTACATACACAGTAATACGCAAAACATTGTGCACAAAATCTCACAATGAATGTCAATTTTTTGGCCCAGAGTCAGATGTGTAAAACTGAATGACCCTGGTCATTCAATGACCCACAATGTGATGGTACCTGAATAAGCACCTCCTTCTGCTCCTGATGCTTTATTACAGATTTTCAATTTGACAAGTAATTTTATGAATGTTGTAACTTAGGACGAACAAAGCTGTAAGTAAGAACGTACTAATTGTAACAATTTACAATTAAGGTCACCATTTGTGCATCATTATACAATTAATAGTTTCAATTAGTTGGAGTCATTAACACAAAACAATTGAACAACACAAGCGATTTCACATAAAAGAGCAATCATATAACTTCACAAAAAACTTTCAATGTGACTTCACCAGATGCATTCAACTATACGACTGCATCTACTGTTTACTCTATCTTCTAGAGCAACTGCCAAAATGGAAAGTCAACAGTACAAGCACACAAGTGTAACTTTGCCTATAGAGGATACATCTCCGACAAACTACGGGCGAAGTTCACATCATATGGGTCGAAAAATTGAAGGTGTTGTCAGCgataaattgcaattaggagcaACAGAAAGGCGACCGCTACCGATATCGTCATGAAGGTTTTCATTTGTCGAATATGTTGTTCGATTCGGTGCACATCATACGGGAAAGAGTTTGGTTCATTTTGCACTGTTTCGGGACTGTCGAAGGAGCTTTCTCTACTTATTGCTTGTCGATTAGGTGAGGGAGGGCAGTAGTTAGCCTGAACTTGCTCATGATTCCTCCCTATTGGATGACACCAAGCGAAAAAAGCACAAGTTTTTCCTTCACAGACGAAGTACAGCAACCCCTTCGTCGGTTTCTGTGACTCCACGATCTTCAGGTTAGCCCTTTTTCCACAGTTACAGTACCGATATTGGTACCTTAATTCGCTACTTCCGCCACCAACATTGATAgatgaagacatctaaatcatGTAAAACTCGTTTCGGGCCTATGATTAGAGAATGGGTGAGTGGATGAAATAATGGGGATGGTTGTGTGTTGATCGTGATGATTCACACAGGTGGCAGTTAAAATGTGGCCAGTCTCAGATATAAACTAGCAACCATGGAGTAAAAAGTGCATAGTGATAACGTAGAAAGCGTTAAAGCGGCGGTACCACATATTCGAACATTGTTACGTGGAGTTACTAACCTGTTACGAAAAATTGGTGCTGTTATTGTCAAAGGAACTTAACAACAGCTACGGGCCGGTGCTAATGTACAAAGCGTTACTGTGGCTTATATAaagaaaaagggataatttcatatacctcccctgagatttctgataGTCTCACTTccctcccctgtggtttcaaAAATGCCACAAACTTCTCCTAAAACTAAATAAGCAGTCTCAAAGTAGACCCTATTCAAAAatacaaacaataaaaaatggGTAGTTGGAGAGAGAAACAGCTATATAACTGTGAATACCCTGATTATCTTGCATTAGTGAGTTAATCTCATATGAAACAGGCACAAAAAATTGGTGTTTTTCCTTGCAAGTTGCAGTAGGTATGTAACACCCTTCTCTATATGACTAATACTGATTTAACTATAAACACCTTACTCGGAGTGATCTATAAGGTACAATAAGTTTACAAACATGTACATTATGTTATATGTTAGTTACTTGCCTGTTTTTATATTGGTTAAAGGTTCTAATTTATCGTTAATTAGATTAATTGTGTTTATAACTAACTTCACCAAATTTGTACTGATAATCACGAAATATTAGCTAACTTGTGAGGGTATTTAAGTCTTTTTGGCCATGATAATGTAAGAAATGGGACCTAAAATTCTGACAGGGGAGGTTtatgatattttttaaattacagGAGAGGAGAGTGAGGCTGTCAGAAACCTCACCTCTAAatatctgaaattatccctaaaaaaaaGGGGTGATTCTTCTGCTTTAGTATACGTGCAACTAATTGTTAAGGTAACCATTACAGTTTGAGCTTTGGTCCAATGTCAATAAAATGAGAGTATGAAATGGGCCTCTGAGTAAAGTACGGTTAGACGAGAAATTTTGTAACA from the Coffea arabica cultivar ET-39 chromosome 11e, Coffea Arabica ET-39 HiFi, whole genome shotgun sequence genome contains:
- the LOC140021289 gene encoding protein FAR1-RELATED SEQUENCE 5-like, yielding MDCSKLAEDGTPELGMEFNSEEDAYQFYNKYAFKMGFSVRKDYLNKDKDGVTTSRRYSCCKEGVKRKYEGDVMPKRTRAPTKTGCGAKMVIVLFRGTMKYRVHDIVLEHNHELHIVQCAHMMPSQRKVSEAQGFQAEISEDAGLSLKQSHELMGKEAGGMGNVGYTREDLKRYLRTRRERSLKYGEAGSMLNYFQEQTLENPSFFHAVQLDCEEQITNIFWADAGMLIDYKFFGDVVTFDTTYKTNKEYRPLGVFVGFNQHRQIVIFGAALMYDETIDSFKWVFGTFLEAMCGKRPSTILTDQDHAMAAALSVVMPETFHGLCTFHIRRNFMKHLGNHYKENSDLPYMFGACMYEFEEVEQFNRVWEAMVKKHNLENNEWLSGLYRIRDKWARCMMKERWTAGMRSTQLSESLNAAIKNHLKLDHDLVQFFRHFNRVVDEKRHNELIAEYEMRQKLPMVGLRQTPMLVHASETYSPTVFVAFQNEYGESTAMVILRQQDAAMIVEFAVMRYDGGPERIVVFNRNDLSVRCSCKKYENEGILCGHALKVFDTVGIKIIPPEYIKRRWTKRARAGDCFDRRRREVVADPKIMISTRYRELAPAMIKVATRAAMSEDTSKVAITVISDLAKRVELLLSESEEQPLQNQKNLNMEERDKIEIVNEMGEAVVARGIKKRGGGKKSRVMRSWINKFDRVKRKSRLSRTTQTTASESEPTSVSIEEYMFMGCRSSTDSVSTHSMSQTVNGPPNAIAPNIDESETVHRLANQGPPTSVPTEWMHPRFSIFSKYNSVRDVLMEERAALLTHCDVDAYHVFAPSPQGRNNTQGLQLRADVASPENEIDE